In the genome of Leptospira bourretii, the window GAATAAAACAATGTATCCGGGAGCATTCGCCAAATAAAAATATGAGTTATTCAGAATTAATAGAAAAAAATTATGCTGAAGCAGTTGAAGGTATTAAAGAAGAGTGGTTGAAAGAGCCAAATACAAAATGGTATGAATATGTAATTGGTCTCCCTATGCAATTGCGAATTTGTTACCTAATTGTTGTGTTCCATAATCAAATTTTTAATGGAGGTTTTAATCAATACTTTGTGAATGGATATGGGCAATTCGCAACAGAAACTGTTAGCGCACTCAAAAAAATTGGTGCTTTAGAAAAAGCTGATTTATTAGTAGATGCATTAAAAATTGCTAATTTCGAAAAATTTTCAGATGATACGTTTAGAAAGCAGCTCTTAGAAAAAAAAATAGCACGATTATTTTCTACAGAGGATTTGTTCGAGTCTTTGGATAATAGGTATTATATAGATACAAGTGAAGATTTACAAAAATTATTAGAGAGTTATTTGAGAAGCATTTAAGCTGAGCCAAAACCAAAACTATTGAGGCTCGCCAAAACTATAATAGCGAACAAAATATTCGTTAAGTTGGACGCTAGTTGCAAATAAGATTGATTTTGGAGACAAAAACCAAACGGAAGTCATTGAATTCTTGTTCCAAACAAAGACTTTACTCTAAAAATCAGTGATTCATAAATCACGAAGATATAAGGAATCCTTCTCATCTATAGAAGAGATTCTTAAGCAAAGATTGCAAAATGAACTAAATGAAGCCTAAAAGAGAATCTATCTCTCTTAAGCGGTCTTCTTCCAGGAGTAGGTGTGATATAGACCTGAGCCTCGCCAAAACTATAATAGCGAACAAAATGTTCGTTAAGTTAGACGCTAGATACAAACGGAACTGATTTTGAAGACAAAAAACAAACGGAAGTCATCGATTTCTAATGATTCACAAAGACTTTGTTCCCAAAATGAGTGTTCCGTTGATCGCTAGGATATAAGGAATCCTTCTCTTCTATGGAAAAGATTACTTAGACAAAGCTTGCAAACAATGGTTATAAACCGAAGTGTAAAAGAGAGTGATTTCTCTTAAGCGGTTTTCTTCCAAAAGTAGGTGTGGTAGAGTCCGCCTAATACGGGAGTTGATTCCAAGTGGCAGTTTCCGTCTCGCGGTTTGTGGAGGATGGGAGAGGGGATGGGTGTTTCTTTATTGAGTGCAAGGTGGGTACGGTTGTGGTTGTAGAAATGGATGAACTCTTCTAGCTTCACCTGCAAGTGATATTCGTTCATTGGGATGAAGTGATCTAGAAATTCATTTCTGCAGGTTTTGACAAATCGTTCTGCATACCCATTTTGCCAAGGCGAACGAACCGTAGTCTTTTTGTGTTTGATCCCAAGCCTCTCTAAATACCGAGTGAATCGTTTTCCAAATAAAGTATCGTTATCTGTAATCAGATAAGAGGTGTTTTCTAATCCCTTTTTTCTAAAAGCAAATTTGATGACTCGTCTCACCCAACTTGTCGTTGGTTTTGTATGAATGTCAAAGTGGAGAATTTGTCTTGTCTTAATGTCTAGAAAGAAGATCACTTTGTAGATCTCTCTTAAATGATACGAGATGACACTAAACAAATCAGATACCATGAGAGAACTGGAATGCAGGTTGTAGAATTGGTTCCAAGAAAGTCTTTTTCTAGGATCTATTGGTCTTTTGGGAATATAACGAGAAACAGTTCTTTCTGATACAACTAGTCCTAGTTTGATTAAAATCCCGTGAAGTTTGGTGGCTCCCCAAATTCTGTTTTCTTTGGCAATTCTTCGAATGAGTTTGATGAGATCCCAAGGGATGTTTGGTCTACCTGGTGTTTTCCTTCGAGAGAGAAGTGTCCTGAGTCTCGCTAAAACTATAATAGCGAACAAAATTTTCGTTAAATTAGATGCTTAATGCAAACAGAACCGATATTGAAGACAAAAAACAAACTGAAGTCATCGATTTCTAGTGATTCACAAAGACTTTGTTCCCAAAATGAGTGTTCCGTTGATCGCTAAGACATAACGAATTCTTCTCTTTTATATAAGAGATTACTTAGACAAAGCTTGCAAACAATTGTTATAAACCAAAGTATAAAAGAGAGTACCTCTCTTAAGCGGTTTTCTTCCAAGAGTAGGTGTGGTAGAGACCGCCTAACATGGGAGTGGATTCCAAGTGGCAGTTTCCATCTCTCGGTTTGTGAAGGATCGGTGAGGGGATGGGTGTTTCTTTGTTGAGTGCAAGATGGGTACGGTTGTGGTTGTAGAAATGGATGAACTCTTCTAGCTTCACCTGCAAGTGATATTCGTTCATTGGGATGAAGTGATCTAGAAATTCATTTCTACAGGTTTTGACAAACCGTTCTGCATACCCATTTTGCCAAGGAGAACGAACCGTAGTCTTTTTGTGTTTGATCCCAAGCCTCTCTAAATACCGAGTGAATCGTTTTCCAAATAAAGTATCGTTATCTGTAATCAGATAGGATGTATTCTCCAATCCCTTTTTTCTAAAAGCAAACTTGATGACTCGTCTTACCCAACTTGTTGTTGGTTTTGTATGAATGTCAAAGTGGAGGATTTGTCTTGTTTGTATATCTAGAAAGAAGATCACTTTGTAGATCTCTCTTAAACGATACGAGATGACACTAAACAAATC includes:
- a CDS encoding integrase core domain-containing protein; amino-acid sequence: MFAIIVLARLRTLLSRRKTPGRPNIPWDLIKLIRRIAKENRIWGATKLHGILIKLGLVVSERTVSRYIPKRPIDPRKRLSWNQFYNLHSSSLMVSDLFSVISYHLREIYKVIFFLDIKTRQILHFDIHTKPTTSWVRRVIKFAFRKKGLENTSYLITDNDTLFGKRFTRYLERLGIKHKKTTVRSPWQNGYAERFVKTCRNEFLDHFIPMNEYHLQVKLEEFIHFYNHNRTHLALNKETPIPSPILHKPRDGNCHLESTPVLGGLYHTYFWKKTA
- a CDS encoding integrase core domain-containing protein, producing MVSLLLCISLLLNTYSLLNSRFLLLEIAFLKSQLTAYNRKRKIFHTKPRERMILVLISYLLPNWESSLILVTPNTLLKWREKKFQLFWKLLSRRKIPGRPNIPWDLIKLIRRIAKENRIWGATKLHGILIKLGLVVSERTVSRYIPKRPTDPRKRLSWNQFYNLHSGSLIVSDLFSVISYRLREIYKVIFFLDIQTRQILHFDIHTKPTTSWVRRVIKFAFRKKGLENTSYLITDNDTLFGKRFTRYLERLGIKHKKTTVRSPWQNGYAERFVKTCRNEFLDHFIPMNEYHLQVKLEEFIHFYNHNRTHLALNKETPIPSPILHKPRDGNCHLESTPMLGGLYHTYSWKKTA
- a CDS encoding DMP19 family protein is translated as MSYSELIEKNYAEAVEGIKEEWLKEPNTKWYEYVIGLPMQLRICYLIVVFHNQIFNGGFNQYFVNGYGQFATETVSALKKIGALEKADLLVDALKIANFEKFSDDTFRKQLLEKKIARLFSTEDLFESLDNRYYIDTSEDLQKLLESYLRSI